From a region of the Syngnathus typhle isolate RoL2023-S1 ecotype Sweden linkage group LG12, RoL_Styp_1.0, whole genome shotgun sequence genome:
- the znf618 gene encoding zinc finger protein 618 isoform X5, with protein sequence MSAQELPKVGEGGVMSAQESPKIGEGGVVSAQEPPNPSNELGSGGTNGPPSTSVVVSQDVSLPPVTIKKEPGITETSNGTFGDTNPAEICVVIGGNDGKASGGASRRVQAEGMFALGTPPPTKSTDSCIGSYVCGVCGKKYKYYNCFQTHVRAHRESEGMVAELQPPPNIKYLIITPRVQEFSLTKDSTFYPRPTSGFRYSCDICGKKYKYYSCFQEHRDLHAVDGNGANFNPYEQVMIPIDGLKEEEPVESYPKIGPKTGSFVCEFCGKQYKYFNPYQEHVALHTPMSSFDLTASRVQECGSLDMSKFGHSQTDKIKSSQFRRKLENALQSSLVDTNSSRNSSGTPSPLVATSFPTPQTDNENHTKGDPPKTSSASGPQEPLWRVSPAQPPHPPVKLQIQPQSLVQRNHNVNHNNGLPDKERLQVAERLLRVMCSDLNMLNVLNSKDFLKLAQTLVDTGARHGAYSTRDALGNMSALALRQLPRMYNQVKVKVTCALGSNASLGIAVTCHSQTTGPDACYVLTAYQVEGSRLKRYVLGVREAELREGPEQIHHWVQNVLSEFVMSDIRTVYVAEPRVSAAGFGASSLGGRGRICLRCAGCSLGAVVQAVLGKRSLQARGLHDLAELLATCKDISASTTLTLREEQYTNTCLSMNEEGAQGSAAQCPTPPCWDRTAEALLQVHAHFEHICETYGRSKSTAPLLQGLNKHLLGTLTCLLAPLRLAALELSSQRRPTLQQVLPVYLRLEKFFTSKAGEAGTGMASKLCHYFLEALKENFKVERAHQVAMVLDPQLKLRSVPAYQHEDIISRACELAAEPRDGGMTAAGASCGEERDNEGPPMPKITRVEGAGNNGGLSRMTLSTNDDSQSHVRQEIFQYLAEPLLQGTTDLFQYWSSTMGDRFPRLARLALWLLAVPAVGIRSECVTVCEQSLAMKRRQQVTAEEMNKLIFLRSNMG encoded by the exons ATGAGTGCTCAAGAGTTACCCAAAGTTGGAGAAGGTGGAGTCATGAGTGCTCAAGAGTCCCCCAAAATTGGAGAAGGCGGAGTCGTGAGTGCCCAAGAGCCACCCAATCCCAGCAATGAGCTGGGGAGCGGTGGGACCAACGGTCCCCCGTCCACTTCTGTTGTGGTCAGCCAAGACGTCAGCTTACCTCCAGTCACAATCAAAAAGGAACCAGGGATCACGGAGACGAGCAACGGTACCTTCGGGGACACCAACCCAGCCGAGATCTGCGTCGTCATCGGTGGGAACGACGGCAAAGCAAGCGGAGGCGCATCTCGCAGAGTCCAGGCGGAGGGTATGTTCGCTCTTGGTACTCCTCCACCAACCAAGAGCACAGACTCATGCATAG GTTCCTATGTATGTGGAGTTTGTGGGAAGAAGTACAAGTATTACAACTGCTTTCAGACGCAtgtcagggcacacagag AATCTGAGGGCATGGTTGCAGAGCTACAACCACCTCCCAACA TTAAATACTTGATAATTACTCCAAGAGTCCAAGAATTCTCCCTTACCAAAGATTCTACATTCTACCCAAGACCCACAA GTGGCTTCCGTTACTCCTGTGACATCTGTGGCAAGAAGTATAAATACTACAGCTGCTTCCAGGAACACCGCGACCTGCATGCAGTGGATGGTAACGGAGCAAATTTCA ATCCATACGAGCAGGTCATGATACCCATCGATGGCCTTAAAGAAGAGGAGCCGGTTGAATCTTACCCTAAAATTGGACCAA AAACGGGCAGCTTTGTTTGTGAGTTCTGTGGGAAGCAGTACAAATATTTCAACCCATACCAGGAGCACGTCGCACTTCACACACCCATGA GCTCCTTTGATTTGACGGCGTCTCGGGTGCAGGAGTGTGGGAGCTTGGATATGAGTAAATTTGGCCACAGCCAAACTGATAAGATAAAGA GCAGTCAGTTCAGACGGAAACTGGAAAATGCATTGCAGTCTAGTCTGGTTGACACAAACAGCTCTCGGAATTCAAGCG GCACCCCAAGCCCTCTGGTGGCCACTTCCTTCCCTACACCTCAGA CTGACAACGAGAACCATACCAAAGGGGACCCTCCAAAAACCTCCTCAGCCTCGGGTCCTCAGGAGCCACTGTGGAGAGTGTCTCCTGCTCAGCCCCCCCATCCTCCAGTGAAGCTACAGATACAACCTCAAAGTCTCGTCCAGCGGAACCACAATGTCAACC ATAATAATGGGCTGCCTGATAAGGAGCGGCTACAGGTTGCTGAACGTCTCTTACGGGTAATGTGTTCTGATCTGAACATGCTCAACGTGCTCAACAGCAAGGACTTCCTCAAGCTGGCACAGACGCTGGTTGACACGGGGGCACGTCACGGTGCCTACTCAACCCGTGACGCCCTCGGCAACATGAGTGCCTTGGCGCTGCGTCAGCTGCCCCGCATGTACAACCAGGTCAAGGTCAAGGTGACATGCGCTCTCGGCTCCAATGCTTCGCTTGGCATCGCAGTTACCTGCCACTCCCAGACAACGGGCCCGGACGCTTGCTACGTTCTGACGGCGTACCAAGTGGAGGGTTCAAGACTGAAACGTTACGTACTTGGGGTGCGGGAGGCGGAACTAAGGGAGGGACCGGAGCAGATTCACCACTGGGTCCAGAATGTGTTGTCTGAGTTTGTGATGTCAGACATTCGCACTGTGTACGTGGCAGAGCCCCGGGTGTCGGCTGCCGGATTCGGGGCGTCTTCACTCGGTGGCAGGGGCAGGATATGCTTGCGCTGCGCAGGATGTTCGCTCGGGGCAGTGGTCCAGGCAGTCCTGGGGAAACGTAGCCTGCAAGCTCGAGGCCTTCACGACCTGGCCGAACTCCTCGCCACGTGCAAAGACATCTCCGCCTCCACCACACTGACGCTGAGGGAGGAGCAGTACACCAACACTTGCCTAAGCATGAATGAAGAGGGAGCGCAGGGCAGCGCTGCCCAGTGTCCCACCCCTCCCTGTTGGGACCGTACGGCCGAAGCACTCCTGCAGGTCCACGCCCACTTTGAGCACATCTGTGAGACGTACGGACGCAGTAAGTCCACAGCACCGCTGCTCCAGGGCCTCAACAAGCATTTGCTCGGCACGCTGACTTGTCTGCTGGCCCCTCTGCGCCTGGCGGCACTTGAACTGAGCAGCCAGAGGAGGCCCACCCTGCAGCAGGTGCTACCCGTATACTTGCGTCTTGAGAAGTTCTTCACTTCCAAAGCTGGAGAAGCAGGAACTGGCATGGCCAGCAAACTCTGCCACTACTTCCTAGAAGCACTCAAGGAGAATTTTAAG GTTGAGCGAGCTCACCAAGTGGCCATGGTGTTGGACCCTCAGCTCAAGCTGCGTTCAGTTCCTGCTTACCAGCACGAGGACATAATCTCCCGAGCGTGCGAACTTGCGGCCGAACCTAGGGACGGCGGCATGACCGCTGCCGGGGCGTCCTGCGGCGAGGAGCGGGACAATGAAGGTCCGCCCATGCCCAAAATAACCCGGGTCGAGGGAGCCGGAAACAACGGCGGCCTTTCAAGGATGACGTTGTCCACCAACGACGACAGTCAAAGTCACGTCAGGCAAGAGATCTTCCAGTACTTGGCGGAGCCTCTTCTCCAAGGCACCACCGATCTCTTCCAATACTGGAGCTCAACAATGGGCGACAGGTTTCCCAGGCTTGCCCGCCTGGCACTGTGGCTCCTGGCCGTGCCGGCGGTAGGCATTCGCAGCGAATGCGTCACGGTGTGCGAGCAGAGCCTGGCCATGAAGAGGAGGCAGCAGGTTACCGCTGAAGAAATGAACAAACTCATTTTCCTTCGCTCCAACATGGGCTAA